The Sesamum indicum cultivar Zhongzhi No. 13 unplaced genomic scaffold, S_indicum_v1.0 scaffold00407, whole genome shotgun sequence genomic sequence CTGGCCAGCACTAAAGGAGGTGACAGCGACCACAAacggattcttcttttttcagtttaaaacAGTTTTTGATATGGAGGAGATAATTGAGGGATAAGGAGTTTTTCGGTCTGGCCAGCACTAAAGGAGGTGACAGCGACCACAAacggattcttcttttttcagtttaaaacAGTTTTTGATATGATATGGATAATTGAGGGAGGCccgtggttgttccaagggcagCCGATAGTTcttcaaaagtgggaaccggggatggccatgagaaaattgaagcatacacaagtgcccgTCTGGATTAAACTAAATTACGATCCGATGGAATTTTGGACGACAGAAGGATTGAGCACTGTAGCGAGTGGTGTGGGGAAGCCCCTTTACCCCACCCCTGTGAATTTTGGACGACAGAAGGATTGAGCACTGTAGCAAGTGGTGTGGGGAAGCCCCTTTACCCCGACGCGACGCgaagagcatgcacgagactggactttgctcgtgtatgtgtgatgattgatgccacacaaaagttgcataaacatattattgtcATGGCACCTGATGAAGAAGGAGGGGAGACACCCTGCAAAGTTGACattgagtatgaatggctcccACCAAAGTGCACAGCGTGCATGTCATTGGGACATTCGAACAAGGATTGTGCACTAAACAAAACCCGCAAACCGACGAAGCCAACAGTAAATGTGTATGTGCCGAAAGTCAATGTAGCACAACCGCAACCTCCGACTAAGGGACGTGAGACGATGAAACCAGTGGTTGAAGAAATACCCAAAGCACATGCGGGAAATAGACATGTGGACCAGAACCACTCCAAGCAAGAAGAGAGAGGTAAggcaattgttatttataatgcttttgacgctttgcatttaattgatgatgcaggTGAGCATTCagggggtcctaacacaagcaGCCCCAAGGTcgatgatccatgttgaacatcgctgtgtggaatgtccgtgggctgaacaaacgagaccatcagctcgctttGAAGGACTTGGTCTCCGAATACAGGTTACACTTCCTAGGtattcttgaaactcgtgttcgtttGAATAATGTTATGCATATTCAATCGTTTTTACTTccacattggaaatggtttgtcgaTTATTCTTCTGTTGGTAATCGCATCTGGATAGCTTGGGACGAGAATATTGTTGATGTCCATATCTTAGACTCGGCAGATCAATTTATTCACTGTCGGGTTACTAATATGGCTGACAATGAATCTGTTATTatcactgttgtttatgggGCATCTGAGGTGATTGATCGTCGGAATTTATGGACGGCACTGGAGACGCTATCTCAGCAATGCTCTGACATCCCGTGGATGGTGggaggggattttaatgcagtacgTGACCTTAACGAAGTATGTGGCATCtcaggagatataaggatggccaccGAAGAATTTAATGCTGGTATTCTGGAGGCGGGGCTGATCCCACTTcctatgcaaggtgaatggttcacgtggcataattgcagtacgTCTATgaggagtttatggaagcggcTGGATCGGATTCTTATTAATGACCGCTGGCTGGCAAGGTTCCCGAGCGCATATTATCACAGCCTTACTCCACGGACATCTGACCACTCTCCACTGGTCTTACATGGGGATATACAACAACATAATGGAGgcatgtttcgatttgataactatctggCCCATTCACCCGAGTTTATCCACAatgtgcagaatatttggcatcatgagatTGTGGGTAttcctatgtatgctgtgacacgtAAACTGAAGGCACTTAAACCAGTCTTTAGActacaaaggagaaataagggaGATCTGACGATGAATGTCCAACTAgccaaaggttttcttgatgaggcacaacagttGGTGAGCTCTGATAGACAAAATGAGCTATATCTACTCCTGGAGCATTGTTGTCGAGTCGTTTAtgctaaagcggcaaaactcgaacaaattatgctgcaGCAGAGAGccaaaatgcagtggatgaaagacggagaccaatgttcccgggttttctttcgtaaaattgcacAGAGACGAGTAAGGAGGAGAATCTTACAGattaatgatgagaatggtttCACACACACGGATCTAGGGGAAATCgcccatgagtttgtctcatactatcagaacctATTAGGAGGCACCAGAAGACGGCTGTCAGTGGATATTCGTTATCTTAGACCGTGGGCAAGGCACTGTAtcactgatgaggaagctaatCAATTACTCCTTCCAATCTCggcggatgatgtgaagcaagcaatGTTCGATATTGCTGATGACAAGgcaccgggacctgatggcTACTCGTCAAGGTTTTTCAAGGCGGCTTGGCCTGTGGTTGGGGAAGAAGTTACGAGGGCGGTACTAGACTTCTTTTCTACCGGAAAACTTCTGAAGCAGGTCAACTCCACGATCTTGGCCctgatcccaaaggtacatacgcctatgtcggttaatgattttagaccaatttcatgctgcaatgttttatacaagatcattgcgaaacttcttgtccaaaaaattagtgtgctactggacaagatagttagcccatgtcagacagcttttattccgggaagaagcatgggggacaacattatgttagccCAGGAATTATTCTCCAGATATAACCAGATGCGCCTACCTCCGAGATGcgcacttaaagtggatatcaggaaggcctatgatacggtggagtgggacttcctgttagcagttttgcagctGTTCGGGTTTCCACCTACGTttacaaggtggattgaggagtgtgttaccacgacatcattctcgattgggctcaatggaaaacctcatgggttctttgctggagcgagaggactacgacagggagacccactttctccttatctgtttgttcttgttatggaagccttacatctgggattcttgcaacgaattgatcaggacatgcaattcacttatcattggaagtgtgagagGTCTAAGGTTTTTCagatgggatttgcagacgacctcCTGTTAATGTGCAAAGCTGACTTAgactccatcagagtcttcaaagagggattggactggtttgcggagttgtcgggccttcggctgaatgtccaaaaaagtcacttaatcatttcacgttcggctcaaaatttgaaggaccAGGTGTTGGATATTTTGGGCTTTCAGGAGGGCcaccttccaatgaggtaccTGGGTCTTCCCTTAATCTCGTCTAGGTTGACCATCTCTGATTGCCAACCgcttatctcaaaaattgatgcacgtattaatggatgggaagggacctcattatcatatgctgggcgggtacaaatcatcaaatctgtgctCTCAGCATTGagcttatattgggcttctgcattcatattacctaagaaagtcatcaatgaaattgagaagaggttgaggactttcctatggaagggtacgacgtcCAGTGGGTACGCtaaggtagcctggaaagatgtgtgtcgaccgatggatgaggggggacttgggttcaaggacatctccaccttgaatcgcgcattaatgagcaagaaactatgtgatgttatccagtgtgacaggacatccatatgggttcaGTGGCTCTACCAAGACCGATTACGTGAGAGATCGATTTGGACTATCCGGGAACATGGAGGctcttggggatggcggaaaataCTCAGACTTCGTCCTTTCCTTCGATCTATcgtggattaccagattggaaatggagacagattctttgtttggaaggccccgtggcatcacttgggtccacttatcGAGCGATTCCCCCAAGGTCCCCgccatcttagacttgaagaatcagcaaaactcagctTGGTGATTCCAGTaggagaatggcaatggcctaccatcactgactttgaatgtttggaaatcacacataacctaccgctTATTTTCGGAGGAGAGGatcgggtggtgtggagatgtgacgaagggcaacctactactcaggccctctaccgattattcACTCACCCcgagccgaaagtaggatggttttcactacttttgggctccttgaagattcctcgccattcgttcatcttatggctagcaatccttggcaaacttCCTACCACAGACAAATCGTGGCTATCCCACCTGGGGGTGTGCATActgtgcgatgagggagctacggaatctcatccacatttattcttccaatgcagatttagtcgtcagtgcctttatgagattcgcagaaggattcgctttcactggcccaatagagattgggcaacagatattgaatgggcgacacggaaatggagaggggagcacattattaatagagcttaccgtacactactggcGGCGTgcgtctaccacatatggaaggagaggaacttgaggagatttga encodes the following:
- the LOC105180206 gene encoding uncharacterized protein LOC105180206; the encoded protein is MADNESVIITVVYGASEVIDRRNLWTALETLSQQCSDIPWMVGGDFNAVRDLNEVCGISGDIRMATEEFNAGILEAGLIPLPMQGEWFTWHNCSTSMRSLWKRLDRILINDRWLARFPSAYYHSLTPRTSDHSPLVLHGDIQQHNGGMFRFDNYLAHSPEFIHNVQNIWHHEIVGIPMYAVTRKLKALKPVFRLQRRNKGDLTMNVQLAKGFLDEAQQLRRVRRRILQINDENGFTHTDLGEIAHEFVSYYQNLLGGTRRRLSVDIRYLRPWARHCITDEEANQLLLPISADDVKQAMFDIADDKAPGPDGYSSRFFKAAWPVVGEEVTRAVLDFFSTGKLLKQVNSTILALIPK